Proteins encoded within one genomic window of Candidatus Giovannonibacteria bacterium:
- the rpmJ gene encoding 50S ribosomal protein L36 translates to MKVRASVKPRCASCKVVRRGGRVFIVCKNPRHKQRQG, encoded by the coding sequence ATGAAAGTAAGGGCTTCGGTAAAACCAAGGTGCGCGAGCTGCAAGGTCGTCCGCAGGGGCGGCAGAGTTTTTATCGTCTGCAAAAATCCGAGGCATAAGCAGAGGCAGGGTTAA
- the rpsM gene encoding 30S ribosomal protein S13: MVRIAGVNIPDNKKIPVSLAYIYGIGRPLARRILSSVKIDENKRAKELAPQEISKLRDLIEKKYKIEGELRREVTLNIKRLKDIKSYRGVRHMRNLPVRGQRTKTNSRTRRGNVRKTMMSGKRKLEKK, from the coding sequence ATGGTCAGAATCGCAGGGGTTAATATCCCGGACAATAAAAAAATTCCCGTTTCTCTCGCCTACATTTACGGCATAGGGAGGCCATTGGCGCGCCGCATTTTGTCTTCCGTGAAAATTGACGAAAATAAGCGCGCCAAAGAACTGGCCCCGCAGGAAATAAGCAAACTCCGCGACCTAATTGAAAAAAAATATAAAATTGAGGGGGAACTAAGGCGGGAAGTCACCTTAAACATTAAAAGGTTAAAAGACATAAAATCCTACAGGGGCGTCCGGCATATGAGAAATCTCCCCGTCCGCGGCCAGCGCACAAAAACAAATTCCCGCACCCGGAGAGGCAACGTCCGCAAAACAATGATGTCCGGCAAACGCAAACTGGAAAAGAAATAA
- the rpsK gene encoding 30S ribosomal protein S11 — translation MGKKRIIQKADLTTDEGRASAVRVASPKKKITDGVVHILSTYNNTIISISDQRGDVIMSSSSGALGFSGAKKGTPYAATKLAEFLGDKAKAAGVKNLSVLVKGVGAGRDAALRSLVAQGFDIYSIRDATPVPHNGPRPPKPRRV, via the coding sequence ATGGGCAAGAAAAGAATAATTCAAAAAGCGGATTTGACTACGGACGAGGGCAGGGCCTCGGCCGTTAGGGTTGCTTCCCCGAAGAAAAAAATTACGGACGGAGTCGTCCATATACTTTCCACTTACAACAACACGATTATTTCCATAAGCGACCAGAGGGGGGACGTGATAATGTCTTCTTCTTCGGGCGCCCTCGGCTTTTCCGGTGCTAAAAAGGGGACGCCGTACGCGGCGACAAAGCTGGCGGAATTTTTGGGAGACAAAGCCAAGGCCGCCGGTGTGAAAAATTTAAGCGTTTTAGTAAAAGGCGTAGGCGCCGGGAGAGACGCGGCATTAAGGTCGCTTGTCGCGCAGGGGTTTGATATTTATTCAATCCGCGACGCAACTCCGGTTCCCCACAACGGCCCGCGTCCGCCGAAACCGAGAAGAGTATGA
- the rpsD gene encoding 30S ribosomal protein S4: MRTNCKTCRRLGMSVCGREKCAFKRKPYPPGIHGKSFRRGLSEFGTQLKSKQRVKFLYGLREQQFKNYVLSAVSQHAIPAGEAIVRSLESRLDNVVYRLGFAPTRAGAKQVVNHGHILVNGKRINIPSCRIKIGDEVKIRPGSVGKGAFLNLPVTIKKYAPPEWLEIDKDAFSGKIISAPLADDLIRSYNLNSIVEYYSR, translated from the coding sequence ATGAGAACAAATTGTAAAACTTGCAGGAGGTTGGGTATGTCTGTTTGCGGGCGCGAGAAATGCGCTTTTAAGCGCAAGCCCTACCCCCCGGGCATTCACGGAAAATCTTTCCGGCGCGGTCTTTCGGAATTCGGCACGCAGCTTAAAAGCAAACAAAGGGTGAAGTTCCTTTACGGCCTTCGCGAACAGCAGTTTAAAAATTACGTGCTTTCCGCTGTTTCCCAGCACGCCATTCCCGCCGGCGAGGCGATAGTGCGGAGCTTGGAATCGCGTTTGGACAACGTTGTCTACCGTCTGGGGTTCGCCCCGACGCGCGCCGGAGCGAAGCAGGTGGTGAACCACGGCCATATTTTGGTGAACGGCAAAAGAATCAACATCCCTTCCTGCAGGATTAAAATCGGGGACGAGGTTAAAATACGGCCGGGAAGCGTCGGCAAAGGAGCGTTTTTGAATCTTCCCGTGACCATAAAAAAATACGCTCCTCCGGAGTGGCTGGAGATTGACAAAGACGCTTTTTCCGGTAAAATAATTTCAGCGCCACTCGCCGATGATTTAATAAGGTCTTACAATTTAAACTCAATAGTCGAATATTATTCGCGTTAA
- a CDS encoding DNA-directed RNA polymerase subunit alpha: protein MDQSTVLPTHTRVVSEEDSKGTYEIDGFYPGYGHTLGNSLRRILLSSLSGAAVTKVKIEGASHEFATLPGVLEDVVTILLNIKQLRFKIHTDGPETATLEVRGVKEIKGKDIKCPTQLEVMNKDLYLATLTDKNASFNAEFTVEKGIGFVPSEELVKDKISVGTIVLDAIFTPIRRATYEVENMRVGDRTDYNRLRLFIETDGTISPRAALKEALRIMRRQIEHIENFEGGAEPGAAPGKEEGFGEMKLSQRTKNALISAGISTPEELSQKSESEIRDLDGVGEKAVAEIKKALAKLQLSLRE from the coding sequence ATGGATCAGAGCACGGTTTTGCCAACCCATACCCGCGTCGTTTCCGAAGAGGATTCCAAGGGAACATACGAGATAGACGGCTTTTACCCGGGCTACGGCCATACTTTGGGAAATTCGCTTCGGAGGATTTTGCTCTCCTCGCTTTCCGGCGCGGCCGTGACGAAAGTAAAAATAGAAGGGGCGTCTCACGAGTTCGCCACGCTGCCGGGGGTTTTGGAAGATGTCGTTACGATTTTGCTCAATATTAAACAGCTTCGTTTTAAAATCCATACAGACGGGCCGGAGACGGCGACTCTGGAAGTCAGGGGCGTTAAAGAAATCAAAGGAAAAGACATAAAATGCCCCACTCAGCTTGAGGTTATGAATAAAGACCTCTATCTTGCAACCCTTACCGACAAAAACGCCAGTTTCAACGCCGAGTTTACCGTGGAAAAAGGCATTGGGTTCGTGCCCTCCGAAGAGCTGGTCAAAGACAAGATTTCGGTGGGAACCATAGTGCTGGACGCGATTTTTACTCCCATCCGGCGAGCCACTTACGAAGTTGAAAATATGCGCGTAGGCGACCGCACGGATTACAACCGCCTGCGCCTTTTTATAGAAACCGACGGGACAATTTCTCCCCGCGCCGCGCTTAAGGAAGCGCTCCGGATTATGCGCCGGCAAATAGAGCATATTGAAAATTTTGAAGGCGGCGCCGAGCCCGGCGCGGCGCCGGGCAAAGAAGAGGGCTTCGGCGAGATGAAGCTTTCCCAGCGCACTAAAAATGCGCTAATCTCCGCCGGCATCAGCACGCCGGAGGAATTGTCCCAAAAATCCGAAAGCGAAATCAGGGACCTAGACGGCGTCGGCGAGAAGGCGGTTGCGGAAATTAAAAAAGCGCTGGCGAAACTGCAGCTTTCTTTAAGGGAATAA
- the rplQ gene encoding 50S ribosomal protein L17, whose product MNAVKKARKFGRERNQRRAFLRSLAVSLIARGKIKTTLARAKELRPVAERLVTRAKRSENPVLAHRDARRFLPKEAAAKLVKEIAPRYGTRNGGYTRIIKLNRRSGDASRMAFIEFV is encoded by the coding sequence ATAAACGCGGTGAAGAAAGCGAGAAAATTCGGAAGAGAAAGAAACCAACGGCGGGCGTTTTTAAGGAGCTTGGCGGTTAGTTTGATAGCACGCGGGAAAATTAAAACTACGCTCGCCCGCGCCAAGGAGCTCCGGCCGGTCGCGGAGCGACTGGTGACGCGCGCCAAAAGGAGCGAGAACCCTGTTTTGGCGCACCGCGATGCAAGAAGATTTTTACCGAAAGAGGCGGCCGCTAAACTGGTCAAAGAAATCGCGCCCAGATACGGAACGAGAAACGGCGGATACACCAGAATTATAAAACTTAACCGAAGAAGCGGAGACGCATCGCGGATGGCGTTCATAGAGTTTGTGTAA
- the rplM gene encoding 50S ribosomal protein L13: protein MTKEIIIDAKNKKLGRIASEVAKALRGKTDAGFLPHTVVLPRVIVKNAGSIAFSEKKLKDKEFWTYSGYPGGRKVKSAWEVAEKSTGWRSDILRHAVSGMLHKNRLKKLMIKNLIIYNGEDK, encoded by the coding sequence ATGACGAAAGAAATTATAATTGACGCGAAAAACAAAAAGCTCGGGAGGATTGCCTCGGAGGTTGCCAAGGCGCTAAGAGGCAAAACAGACGCCGGTTTTTTGCCGCACACGGTTGTTTTGCCCAGGGTCATTGTGAAAAACGCCGGCAGCATCGCTTTTTCGGAAAAGAAACTCAAGGATAAAGAGTTTTGGACGTACTCCGGCTACCCTGGCGGCAGAAAAGTAAAAAGTGCCTGGGAAGTCGCTGAAAAATCCACTGGCTGGAGGAGCGATATTTTGCGCCACGCCGTCTCGGGGATGCTCCACAAAAACCGGCTTAAAAAATTAATGATTAAAAATTTGATAATTTATAATGGAGAAGACAAATAA
- the rpsI gene encoding 30S ribosomal protein S9 — MEKTNKNGYFEAVGRRKTSVARVRLFKEKNALPNISINGKAHSQYFPTLELKKIAEEGLGAVRAEGVYRVSAKISGGGIHSQAEALRHGISRALLKVDAENRKPLKSLGYLKRDPRMKERRKFGLKKARKAPQWAKR, encoded by the coding sequence ATGGAGAAGACAAATAAAAACGGATACTTTGAAGCGGTTGGACGCCGGAAAACTTCGGTTGCCCGCGTGCGCCTTTTTAAAGAGAAAAATGCTTTGCCGAATATTTCCATAAACGGCAAGGCGCATTCGCAATATTTTCCTACTTTGGAGCTCAAAAAAATAGCGGAAGAGGGGCTGGGCGCGGTGCGCGCGGAGGGTGTGTACAGGGTTTCGGCGAAAATTTCCGGCGGGGGAATCCATTCGCAGGCGGAAGCATTGCGCCACGGCATCTCCCGCGCGCTTTTAAAAGTTGACGCCGAAAACAGGAAACCCTTAAAGAGTTTAGGATACTTAAAGCGCGACCCGCGGATGAAGGAACGCCGCAAATTCGGTCTCAAAAAAGCCCGCAAGGCCCCCCAGTGGGCGAAGAGGTAG
- a CDS encoding nucleotide exchange factor GrpE has protein sequence MQNEKDDIIESEVVEEDGLGDKLKKLREELKVCQKEKAEYLAGWQRAKADFINARKDEEKARAEFAKFAGERILREMLAVADSLLARRSFSEGGEDPIYNQLLDILKREGVEQIEANGGRFDPMYHEALERVGVSERERDGVIIEELQKGYMIYNRVLRPSKVKVGVYKA, from the coding sequence ATGCAAAACGAAAAAGATGATATTATAGAGAGTGAAGTCGTGGAGGAGGACGGGCTTGGCGATAAATTAAAAAAACTGCGCGAGGAGCTTAAGGTTTGCCAGAAAGAAAAGGCGGAATATCTGGCGGGCTGGCAGAGGGCAAAAGCGGATTTTATCAATGCAAGGAAAGACGAGGAGAAAGCCAGGGCAGAGTTTGCAAAGTTCGCCGGTGAGAGGATTTTGCGGGAGATGCTGGCGGTAGCCGATTCGCTTCTTGCCCGCCGTAGCTTTAGCGAAGGCGGGGAGGACCCGATTTACAATCAGTTGCTCGATATATTAAAAAGAGAGGGCGTTGAACAAATTGAGGCCAATGGCGGGAGATTTGACCCGATGTATCACGAGGCGCTTGAGCGGGTTGGGGTTTCTGAAAGAGAAAGAGACGGCGTTATAATTGAGGAGCTGCAAAAAGGATACATGATTTATAACCGCGTCCTTCGGCCAAGCAAAGTAAAAGTGGGAGTTTATAAAGCTTAA
- the dnaK gene encoding molecular chaperone DnaK — protein MAKILGIDLGTTNSAMAIVEGGVPKILENAEGARTMPSMVAFSKSGERLVGLLAKRQAVTNPKNTIFSVKRLIGRKFSDAEIKRDKTLLPYEIKESANGGVEVKINEKWYRPEEISAMILTKLKTDAEAKLGEKIEEAIITVPAYFDDSQRQATKAAGEIAGFKVKRILNEPTAAALAYGLDKKRNEQIVIYDLGGGTFDLSVLEIGDNTIEVRATGGDTHLGGDDFDQRVIQHIASEFKKESGVDVTKDVLALQRLKEAAEKAKHELSTALETEINIPFITSDASGPRHLIMKLTRAKLEDLVRDFLDKSFEITKNVVRESKFELKNIDEIVLVGGQTRMPAVQEGIKKLFGKEANLSINPDEVVAVGAAVQGGILRGDVKDVLLLDVTPLSLGIETLGGVMTKVIEKNTTVPVARAQVFSTAADNQTSVEIHVLQGERDMAADNKTLGRFILDGIPPAPRGMPQVEVSFDIDANGILSVKAKDKATNKEQSIRIEASTGLSKDEIEKMKRDAELHADEDKKKKELVEARNRADALVYTAEKSLRDAGDKVEQATKDEVNQKIETLKKAKDGDDVSEIRNAETALAQSLSKIGEAMYKKPEGGGGPDVKDTDYKDIDGDKK, from the coding sequence ATGGCAAAAATTCTAGGAATTGACTTGGGGACGACTAATTCGGCGATGGCGATTGTTGAAGGCGGAGTCCCGAAAATACTGGAAAACGCGGAGGGGGCGCGAACCATGCCTTCAATGGTCGCGTTTTCAAAATCCGGCGAGCGATTAGTCGGGCTTTTGGCAAAAAGGCAGGCGGTGACTAACCCAAAAAACACTATTTTTTCGGTAAAGCGGCTGATTGGGCGGAAATTCAGCGACGCGGAGATTAAACGAGATAAAACTCTTTTGCCTTACGAAATCAAAGAATCCGCCAACGGCGGAGTAGAGGTCAAAATCAATGAAAAATGGTACCGGCCGGAGGAAATTTCGGCTATGATTTTGACGAAATTAAAAACCGACGCCGAAGCCAAACTCGGCGAAAAAATTGAGGAGGCGATTATCACCGTGCCCGCCTATTTTGACGATTCGCAGAGGCAGGCCACAAAAGCTGCGGGAGAAATAGCGGGATTTAAAGTTAAAAGGATTTTAAACGAGCCCACCGCCGCCGCGCTGGCTTACGGGCTTGATAAAAAAAGGAACGAACAGATTGTGATTTACGATTTGGGGGGAGGCACATTTGACCTTTCGGTGCTTGAAATCGGGGACAACACCATTGAGGTCCGCGCGACCGGCGGGGACACCCACTTGGGCGGCGACGATTTTGACCAAAGAGTCATCCAGCATATTGCCTCGGAATTTAAAAAAGAATCCGGGGTTGACGTCACCAAGGACGTCTTGGCGCTCCAGCGCCTAAAGGAAGCCGCGGAGAAGGCCAAGCACGAGCTCTCAACCGCGCTTGAGACCGAAATAAATATTCCCTTTATTACTTCTGACGCCTCCGGCCCGCGGCACCTGATTATGAAATTAACTCGCGCCAAGCTGGAAGATTTGGTGCGCGATTTTTTGGACAAATCTTTTGAAATCACAAAAAATGTCGTCCGCGAGTCCAAGTTTGAATTAAAAAACATTGACGAAATTGTCTTGGTCGGCGGGCAGACGAGGATGCCCGCGGTTCAAGAGGGGATTAAAAAGCTTTTTGGGAAGGAAGCCAATCTTTCCATTAATCCCGACGAAGTCGTGGCCGTGGGTGCGGCGGTGCAGGGCGGAATTTTGCGCGGCGACGTAAAAGACGTTTTGCTTTTGGACGTGACGCCGCTCTCTTTGGGTATTGAGACCTTGGGAGGCGTGATGACAAAAGTCATTGAAAAAAACACGACGGTGCCAGTCGCGCGTGCGCAGGTTTTCTCAACTGCGGCTGACAACCAGACCTCCGTTGAGATTCATGTTTTGCAGGGCGAAAGAGACATGGCGGCGGATAACAAAACTTTGGGCAGATTTATTTTAGACGGCATCCCGCCTGCGCCGCGCGGTATGCCGCAGGTTGAGGTTAGTTTTGACATTGATGCCAACGGGATTTTGTCCGTCAAAGCCAAGGACAAAGCGACGAATAAAGAGCAATCCATAAGGATTGAAGCGTCTACAGGGCTCTCTAAGGACGAAATTGAGAAGATGAAGAGAGACGCAGAACTTCACGCTGATGAGGATAAAAAGAAAAAAGAATTGGTTGAAGCCCGAAATCGCGCGGATGCTTTGGTTTATACAGCGGAGAAATCTTTGCGCGATGCCGGGGATAAAGTTGAACAAGCAACCAAGGACGAAGTCAATCAAAAAATAGAAACGCTCAAAAAAGCCAAAGACGGCGACGATGTTTCCGAAATCCGTAACGCTGAAACCGCCCTTGCCCAGTCCCTCTCCAAAATCGGCGAAGCGATGTATAAAAAACCGGAAGGAGGCGGCGGGCCAGATGTCAAAGACACGGATTATAAAGACATTGATGGAGATAAAAAATAA
- a CDS encoding DnaJ domain-containing protein, translating into MAKDYYEILGVKKGASREEIKKAYRKLAHEHHPDKKGGDEKKFKEINEAYQILGNEQKRQQYDRFGQTFSGQGPQWGGSDFEGFDGGFGDIFEDIFSAQGAGGSQAFGWEDFLGGLGGFSARGGQGRRAKRGSDISLGIDVSFKESVFGGRRSVVIEKSKKCEICKGSGAEPESSLKKCQTCGGTGTVRETRRSLFGSFTALSECTICRGRGEVPEKICRHCRGSGILKKSETIGIDIPAGIRDGEAIKFTGMGEEVAKGQAGDLYVRIRVLPHHAFRREGFDILTDLHLPVSRMLLGGEEIIETLDGKASVRIPELSKAGDFLRLRGKGVVKERGGRGDLLVRLFPKLPKKLSHQAKKLLSDLEREGL; encoded by the coding sequence ATGGCCAAGGACTACTACGAAATTTTGGGGGTGAAGAAGGGCGCTTCGCGGGAGGAGATAAAGAAAGCGTATAGAAAACTTGCGCATGAGCATCACCCGGATAAAAAAGGGGGAGATGAGAAAAAATTCAAGGAAATAAACGAGGCCTATCAGATTTTGGGTAACGAGCAAAAACGCCAGCAGTATGACCGGTTTGGACAAACCTTTTCCGGACAGGGGCCGCAATGGGGAGGTAGTGATTTTGAAGGATTTGACGGCGGTTTCGGGGATATTTTTGAAGATATTTTTTCCGCCCAAGGCGCTGGCGGGAGCCAGGCCTTTGGCTGGGAAGATTTTTTGGGCGGGCTGGGGGGTTTCTCCGCCAGAGGCGGACAAGGGCGGAGAGCAAAACGGGGCAGCGATATATCTTTGGGCATTGATGTTTCGTTTAAAGAGTCAGTTTTCGGCGGGCGGAGAAGCGTGGTTATTGAAAAATCGAAAAAATGCGAAATTTGCAAGGGTTCCGGGGCGGAGCCGGAAAGTTCACTCAAAAAATGCCAGACCTGCGGCGGCACGGGGACGGTGCGCGAGACGCGCCGTTCGCTCTTCGGCTCCTTTACGGCGCTTTCGGAATGTACGATTTGCCGCGGGCGCGGGGAGGTGCCGGAGAAAATCTGCAGGCATTGCCGTGGTTCGGGTATTTTAAAAAAATCGGAGACGATTGGCATAGATATTCCCGCGGGCATCCGCGACGGCGAGGCAATCAAATTCACAGGCATGGGTGAAGAGGTTGCTAAGGGGCAGGCGGGGGACCTTTATGTCCGGATACGCGTTTTGCCGCACCATGCTTTCCGCCGCGAAGGATTTGATATTTTAACTGACTTGCATTTGCCGGTATCACGCATGCTTTTGGGAGGGGAAGAAATCATAGAAACGCTGGATGGCAAGGCCTCGGTGCGTATTCCGGAGCTTTCCAAAGCGGGGGATTTTTTGCGCCTCCGCGGGAAAGGGGTAGTCAAAGAAAGAGGCGGTAGGGGAGATTTATTAGTCCGCCTTTTTCCGAAGTTGCCCAAAAAACTTTCGCATCAGGCGAAAAAGCTCCTTTCTGATTTGGAGAGGGAGGGGCTATAA
- a CDS encoding SDR family oxidoreductase, translated as MRILLTGVTGLVGSCLAPLLQENNEVLCLIRPDRQKDAHARLVETLPFSKKNIMAINGDVTLPKAGMKSADIDRWKGKIDKIVHGAASIRFDEPLSDETKRVNVGGTQTMLDLARELEVKEFHFLSTVYVAGSARSFTENDFDVGQTTRNAYEKSKLEAERLVRNWNGGKFSVHRMSIVIGDATSGYVKEFNGYYGFFVGFWRLRNSLYERWLTGGKDRLIRQGISFDEEGFLELPLSIDCSPVSKLNLVNSNWLARILNKLISLSAANQTFHLVHPSPPRVQWVIEVSLDYLKIRGIQYRDGNSAASQMLRRMQRALDRKINRYLPYVTHEPIFGRDNLLRTLGESYVSAPAISESMLQRMLDYAIKVNFGQKNKETSESVRRIA; from the coding sequence ATGAGAATATTACTTACGGGTGTAACTGGCCTTGTGGGGTCTTGTTTAGCCCCGCTATTGCAAGAAAACAACGAAGTTTTGTGTTTAATCCGACCTGACCGCCAAAAAGACGCTCATGCCCGCCTTGTGGAAACGCTGCCTTTCTCGAAAAAGAATATCATGGCTATAAACGGCGACGTGACCCTGCCCAAAGCCGGAATGAAATCGGCTGATATAGATAGATGGAAAGGGAAAATAGACAAGATTGTCCACGGAGCGGCTTCAATAAGGTTTGACGAGCCGCTTTCGGATGAGACAAAACGTGTCAACGTTGGCGGGACGCAAACTATGCTTGACCTTGCGAGAGAATTGGAGGTAAAAGAGTTTCATTTTCTTAGCACCGTATACGTTGCGGGCAGCGCGCGATCTTTTACGGAAAATGACTTTGATGTGGGGCAGACAACCCGCAACGCATATGAAAAATCGAAGCTTGAAGCCGAGCGTCTCGTCAGGAATTGGAACGGCGGGAAGTTTTCCGTCCACCGCATGAGCATCGTAATCGGCGATGCAACGAGTGGCTACGTTAAAGAATTCAACGGTTATTACGGCTTTTTTGTCGGATTTTGGCGGTTGCGCAACAGCTTGTATGAGCGGTGGTTAACTGGGGGGAAAGACAGGTTAATTCGTCAGGGAATAAGCTTTGACGAGGAAGGGTTCTTGGAATTGCCGCTTAGCATCGACTGTTCGCCGGTCTCGAAACTGAATTTGGTGAATTCCAACTGGCTGGCAAGGATCTTGAATAAATTAATCAGCCTGTCGGCTGCGAATCAGACATTTCATTTAGTGCATCCCTCCCCGCCGAGAGTCCAGTGGGTTATCGAGGTTTCTTTAGATTATCTGAAGATCCGCGGGATACAATATCGGGATGGCAACAGCGCGGCTAGCCAAATGCTGAGAAGGATGCAGAGGGCTCTTGACCGGAAAATCAACCGGTATTTGCCCTATGTCACGCATGAGCCGATTTTCGGAAGAGACAATCTTCTCCGAACACTCGGGGAATCATATGTTTCTGCTCCGGCTATCAGCGAATCAATGTTGCAACGTATGCTGGACTACGCTATTAAGGTCAATTTCGGCCAAAAGAATAAGGAAACCAGCGAATCTGTACGCCGCATCGCCTGA
- the aspS gene encoding aspartate--tRNA ligase, whose translation MRTLAKDAVNKIGEEVTLMGWVAARRDHGRIIFIDLRDRWGVAQVVFSPKNKELLKLADGLRSEWVVKIEGAVRERPGGMQNLELPTGNIEIEATKLEILAEAKTPPFDISSDGHEIGEDNRLKYRYLDLRRPRLLKNLTMRDKIIAFMREWLHQKDFIEIETPILTKSTPEGARDYVVPSRLHTGQFYALPQSPQQYKQLLMVAGIERYFQIARCFRDEDTRGDRQPEFTQLDLEVSFASQEEILVLTEEIYTGIIEALYPDKKISQKPFPRISYTETMEKYGTDKPDLRKNRDDNNELAFAFIVGFPMFGWKETEKRWDAVHHPFTKIRSADWRTEINKENAGNLAAQQYDFVLNGCEIGGGSIREHNPEILEKVFEIMGNKKEDIRRQFGHLLESFEYGVPPHGGIASGIDRLVMILEGEPSIREVIAFPKTGDGRDLMMDSPSEISKKQLKELRIKIEKK comes from the coding sequence ATGCGCACTCTGGCCAAAGACGCGGTAAATAAAATAGGCGAGGAAGTTACGCTGATGGGCTGGGTTGCGGCGAGGCGCGACCACGGTAGGATTATTTTTATTGACTTGCGCGACAGATGGGGGGTGGCGCAGGTTGTATTCAGCCCAAAAAATAAAGAGCTTTTAAAATTAGCGGACGGTCTTCGCTCCGAATGGGTCGTCAAAATTGAAGGAGCTGTAAGAGAGAGGCCGGGCGGAATGCAAAATCTGGAGCTTCCAACCGGCAACATAGAAATTGAAGCGACTAAACTTGAAATTCTGGCCGAAGCCAAAACGCCGCCGTTTGATATCTCAAGCGACGGACATGAGATAGGTGAGGACAATCGCCTGAAATACCGCTATTTGGATTTAAGAAGGCCGCGGCTCTTAAAAAATTTAACGATGCGTGATAAAATCATTGCTTTTATGCGCGAGTGGCTTCATCAAAAAGATTTTATTGAAATAGAAACGCCGATTTTAACAAAATCCACTCCGGAAGGCGCGAGGGATTATGTAGTGCCATCGCGGCTCCACACCGGGCAGTTTTATGCCCTTCCGCAGTCGCCGCAGCAATATAAACAGCTTTTGATGGTTGCCGGGATTGAAAGATATTTTCAGATAGCAAGGTGTTTCCGGGACGAAGACACGAGAGGCGACCGCCAGCCGGAATTCACCCAGCTTGATTTGGAAGTGAGCTTCGCGAGCCAGGAGGAAATTCTGGTTCTTACCGAAGAAATTTACACTGGAATTATTGAGGCGCTTTATCCTGATAAAAAAATATCGCAAAAGCCGTTTCCGCGCATTAGCTACACAGAAACGATGGAAAAATATGGCACGGATAAGCCGGATTTAAGAAAAAATAGAGATGACAACAACGAGCTCGCCTTCGCGTTTATAGTTGGTTTCCCGATGTTTGGGTGGAAGGAAACGGAAAAACGCTGGGACGCCGTGCACCACCCGTTCACGAAAATCCGATCCGCCGACTGGCGGACAGAAATAAATAAAGAAAACGCCGGAAATTTAGCGGCCCAGCAGTATGATTTTGTCTTAAACGGCTGCGAGATTGGCGGCGGGTCAATCCGCGAGCATAATCCCGAAATTCTGGAGAAAGTTTTTGAAATTATGGGGAACAAAAAAGAAGACATCCGCCGCCAGTTTGGGCATCTTTTAGAATCTTTTGAATACGGGGTCCCGCCGCACGGAGGAATCGCCTCGGGGATTGACCGGCTGGTCATGATTTTGGAGGGCGAACCGAGCATCCGCGAAGTAATCGCGTTTCCCAAAACCGGCGACGGGAGGGATTTGATGATGGACTCTCCTTCGGAGATTTCAAAAAAGCAGCTTAAAGAGCTCCGCATAAAAATTGAGAAAAAATAG
- a CDS encoding segregation/condensation protein A, which produces MTYQLTLEKFSGPLDLLLNLVEEDKLSVNEISLAKIAEQYIAYLKSLEEMPKEELAEFLVIASTLMLIKSRSLIPGIKLSEEEELDIHELENRLRTYKFFKELSLHIKNLNKENLHLFGREAYAGMSAVFFPPEGLTLAILKKTLVEILEAVPQKEGLPEEAILKTVSLEDKMEELKNRLERFMQFTFSGGEEKTDVIVSFLAALELIRQGFMIFEQKKLFGSIELKKNHNG; this is translated from the coding sequence ATGACATATCAACTTACTTTAGAAAAATTTTCGGGGCCGCTGGATTTGCTTTTGAACCTTGTTGAAGAAGACAAGCTCTCCGTAAATGAAATTTCGCTCGCAAAAATCGCGGAGCAGTATATTGCGTATTTAAAATCTTTGGAAGAAATGCCGAAAGAAGAATTGGCGGAGTTTTTGGTAATTGCCTCAACCTTAATGCTGATAAAATCTCGCTCGCTGATTCCGGGGATTAAACTTTCAGAGGAGGAGGAGTTGGACATCCATGAGCTGGAAAATAGGTTAAGAACATATAAATTTTTTAAAGAGCTTTCTTTGCATATTAAAAATTTAAATAAGGAGAATCTGCATCTTTTCGGAAGAGAGGCCTACGCTGGAATGTCAGCAGTGTTTTTTCCACCCGAAGGGCTAACCCTAGCAATTCTTAAAAAAACCCTGGTTGAGATTTTGGAGGCCGTTCCGCAAAAAGAGGGCCTGCCGGAAGAAGCAATTTTAAAGACTGTCTCTCTGGAAGATAAAATGGAAGAGTTAAAAAATCGGCTTGAGCGGTTTATGCAGTTTACTTTCTCTGGCGGAGAAGAAAAAACTGATGTTATCGTGAGCTTTCTCGCCGCGCTTGAGCTTATCAGGCAGGGGTTTATGATATTTGAGCAAAAAAAATTATTTGGCAGCATTGAGCTTAAGAAAAATCACAATGGATGA